Genomic segment of Pseudanabaena sp. BC1403:
GAATCTTTCCTTTATAAAATCTTTTTACGCCTAAACGTTGAAAGTACTCCATTATCGCCTCAAGAACTCAGGCAAGCACTTCATCCAGGTGACTTTGTTAATTTCTTAGATGATCAGTCTGTAAATAGCCAATCATTGAGGCGGATTTTTAAGTCAAAAGAGCCTGATTTTAGAATGAGAGACAATGAATTACTTATGAGATATATGGGATTTCATTATTTCTTGCCTGAGTATCGTGGCACATTAAAAGCTTTTTTAGATATGACTTGTAAAAGGCTTAATAAAGAATGGGAGAATAAAGCAGATGATATTAGGGAGGCTGCAAATCAGTTTGAATGCGCTGTAGAATCAACTATCGATATATTCGGAGAAAAAAATTTCTCTCGTATGTGGCTAAGTAACTCACGAACATATCGTAGTCAATTTAATAGAGCAATTTTAGATACTATGGTTTTCTACTTTTCTGATCCTATTATTAGAAAGGGAGCAATAACAAAAAAAAAGGCAATAGACAATGCATTTAAGGAAATATGTTCTTCTACTAGCAATGGATTTAGAGAATCCGTTGAGGGTAACACAAAAAATATAGGAGAGACTTACACTCGTCTTTCAGTTTGGGGTAAAGCCCTTAGAGAAGTGTTGGGTATAGATTTTAATGTACCTGAACTGTTAGAAAATCGTATATTTTTTAATGGGCTGCATTAACTAATTGCTTTATATGCCAAAATCTATAAGATTTCGTGTTTTAGAAAGAGAATTACTTAGGCTCAAGAAACAATTTCTTCCAAGAATCAGTCCTACTGGTTTATATTCTGACAGAAAAATAGCATTAACTATTGCGTATATAGTACTTGCTCACGCTGAAATAGAAGCTTATTTTGAAGATAGAGTTTGGGAAACAGCTCTTCACGCAAAGAGGCAATGGGATTCCCAACGTGTTGCAAGTCGCACATTAATTTGTCTTGTTACATTTTCTGGTCAAAAGATGGAATTACCACCTGATACGCTTACTCCTGTACAAGGATCTAGGACTATTCCTGATGACAGAATAAAAATTGATAAAAAGATAGAAATAGCAGTTAATG
This window contains:
- a CDS encoding HEPN domain-containing protein; translation: MPKSIRFRVLERELLRLKKQFLPRISPTGLYSDRKIALTIAYIVLAHAEIEAYFEDRVWETALHAKRQWDSQRVASRTLICLVTFSGQKMELPPDTLTPVQGSRTIPDDRIKIDKKIEIAVNAFRGVIHQNHGLKEANLLALLLPIGIDSNDLDPAMLATMNTFGQQRGLVAHSSATSYRATQIPDPANELSKIQQITQEILRLDSLISNLM
- a CDS encoding DUF262 domain-containing protein, with amino-acid sequence MSTLKLFEKEEEELKFFEENEDSDNSSNNSLELLEEIAEILVTGTDWTTATLLDQLVRENIQLNPRFQRRDAWNIVRKSRFIESIILGFPIPHIVLASNQKERGKFVVLDGKQRLLTILQFYGRSETKNNNFSLRGLEFRQDLNGLSYKDLENNSDYASIIAPLDNQTIRTTLIRNWHTESFLYKIFLRLNVESTPLSPQELRQALHPGDFVNFLDDQSVNSQSLRRIFKSKEPDFRMRDNELLMRYMGFHYFLPEYRGTLKAFLDMTCKRLNKEWENKADDIREAANQFECAVESTIDIFGEKNFSRMWLSNSRTYRSQFNRAILDTMVFYFSDPIIRKGAITKKKAIDNAFKEICSSTSNGFRESVEGNTKNIGETYTRLSVWGKALREVLGIDFNVPELLENRIFFNGLH